The Triticum aestivum cultivar Chinese Spring chromosome 4B, IWGSC CS RefSeq v2.1, whole genome shotgun sequence sequence AGGGCAGGTTATCATATCTATGGTTTTACTCTACGTAGTATAAGCTTACTGTAGAGTAAAAAAATTGCTGCTTACGATATACTAAAAACCGGCTGCTTACTAGCAACCTTATTAGGTTGTCCATGATCTGGCATGAACCAGTCAACTAGAAAGTTACCGCTAGATCAAATTTCACACGAACAAAGTTACATGTATCATGGGGGAAAACTAAAAACGCTTTCATGGCTTGTAGGATCTGAGCCCCTGAATAAACCCGTCGATGCACCTCTCATGGCATGCGCCGTCGGCCACGATCTCCTGCATCTTCTTGGCGTTGGCCGTGAAGACCCTCCTGCCGTCTTCCTCCACGGCGACGGCCCGCACCATCGCGGCGACGTCTTCCCGGATGAACGATCCGTCACTCTCGTTTCTTGGCACCTGCATCCCGACGTTCCTACCCTCCATGAGCTGCGCGTTGGGCCCCTGGTCGCTGGAGATGGGCAGCATGATCAACGGGTGGCCGAACAACAGCCCTTCGATGGTcgagttccacccgcagtgcgtCAGGAACGCGGCCACGGCGTCGTGCGCCAGCACGCTGATTTGAGGAACCCACCCGGTCACCACGAGCCCGTGGCCGCGCGTGCGCTCCTCGAACCCTGGAGTGAGGACGCCCGCGTCCGACACGCCAGGCGGCTTCCGCAGAGCCCAAAGGAAGCGTGCCTTAGAGAGCTCCAGGCCGAGGGCCAGCTCGTGTACCTGCTCTGCGCGCAGCGGCACCTCGCTCCCCAGCGCGACGTAGACCACCGACTTGGCCGGTTGCGCATCGAGCCAGCGCACGGTGGCGTCATCCTTGCCGACGCCGCGGCCTCCCTTAGGCGAGGGTGGGAGGAGGCCGAGAGTGACGACCGGCTTGCCCGCGAGCGTGGTGAGGGCAGCGACGCTCTCAGGCT is a genomic window containing:
- the LOC123094322 gene encoding putative UDP-rhamnose:rhamnosyltransferase 1, which translates into the protein MDDDGSSSSSPLRVVICPWLAFGHLLPCLDIAERLASRGHRVSFVSTPRNIARLPPVRPAVAPLVDFVALPLPRVDGLPEGAESTNDVPHDKFELLRKAFDGLAAPFSEFLRATCAEGARKRPDWLIVDSFHHWAAAAAIENKVLCVMLLLGAATVIATWARGVSEHAAAAVGKERSAAEAPSFETERRKLMFTQNASGMTVAERYFLTLMRSNLVAIRSCTEWEPESVAALTTLAGKPVVTLGLLPPSPKGGRGVGKDDATVRWLDAQPAKSVVYVALGSEVPLRAEQVHELALGLELSKARFLWALRKPPGVSDAGVLTPGFEERTRGHGLVVTGWVPQISVLAHDAVAAFLTHCGWNSTIEGLLFGHPLIMLPISSDQGPNAQLMEGRNVGMQVPRNESDGSFIREDVAAMVRAVAVEEDGRRVFTANAKKMQEIVADGACHERCIDGFIQGLRSYKP